ACCTACGGCGCGGGCGAGACCGACTACTTCGAAAAAACGCGCCACTCCGGTACTGAGGTAGAGATCTCGCCCAGCGACGTCGACGTCGCCGGCCGCGACGTGGTCGTCGTCGACGACATCATCGCGACGGGATCCACCATGAGCGAAGCGGTCGCCGTGTTGCAGGAGCGAGACGTCGGCCGCGTCTTCGTCACCTGCGTCCATCCGCTGCTCGCGCGCGACGCCGTCACGAAGCTCTCGCGGGCCGGCGTCGAGGCGATCTACGGCACCGACACCATCGAGCGCGGTGTCGAGACGATTTCAGTCGCCCCGACGCTCGCAACAAACCTGTAACTAAACGATTAAGTAGTGGCCAGACATCGTGTTTAGTTGGTAGCGCGTGGCACGAGACGGTCTCGGCCGCGACGAACGCGAATCGGAATCGGAGCGATTGCGGAAACGGACTAATCGACCAGATGCACGGAATCGTCCACAAGACCCTCAAGGAGTACGTCGTCGACCGAACCGACGACGGCACCTGGGATACGATCGTCGAGCGATCCGACCTCGAGCCGAAACTGTACCTCCCCGTCTCCCACTACGACGACGCGGAGATCGACGCGATCCTCGAGACGCTCTCGACGATGGCGACCCAAGACAGACGCGCGATCGAACGGGATTTCGGCAAGACGCTCGCTCCCGAACTACTCTCGACGTTCAGTGCCCACGTCCGCGGCGACTGGGACGTCGACGAGCTCCTCGGCGGACTCGAGGACGTTTACGACGACATCGATAGCGCGACCGAGGAGACGTCGCTTCCGGCGATATCCTGTACGCTGGAGTCCGATCACGCGGTCGTCACGTACGACACCCACCGCGACCAGCAGTATTGCGGGCTGGCCCACGGGGTCCTCGAAGGCGTGATCGCCGCGTTCGACGGCGACGCACCCGTCACGAAAACGGCCTGCGCCGACGACGGTGCCGAGCGCTGTGAGTTCCGCGTCGACCTCGAGTAAGCCGGCGAAACGACCGTCGCCGTCGATTTCTGTGTAATGCACCAGGTAGCCGACCGAAAGACGTGTCGGAGCCCGTGACCGTCAGCGGCGCCGAGCGAGCAGTGTGACTGCGAGCGCCGTCACGAAGGCGACGAGTGCAGCCGGAATACCGAATCCGGGTACTTCGTCGATCTCCGCGGCCGGGCCGCCGCCGACGCTGACGACCGCGGTCCGGTCGCCGACGGCCACCTCGTACCGGCCGTCCTCGTCGAACCGGAGTTCGGCATCGACCGTCGTCGTCTCGCCGGGCCGGAGCGCCACCGAACGGTTGGCGACGGTGCCGTCCACCGTCCGGAACTCGAGGACGGCCGCCGCCGGCCGATCATCGGCGGCTTCGACCGTCGCGGTCGCCGTTACCGGTTCGCCGGCTCCGATACTGTCGGGCGCGACCTGCAGGTCGGTGACGGTCACGCTCGCGGACGAACGGACGACCACCGTGAGCCGATCCGAGCCGACGCGAATATCGTACTCGCCGGGATCGGACGGCGTCCACGAGAGGGCGTGACTCGTCTCCTCGCCCGGTGGGAGGGTCCCCCGCCGGTGGTCGACCACCCGTCCGTCGACCTCCAGGGTCGCGTCGTAGGTTCCCTCGCGATCGCCGGCGTTCGTGACAGTGCTCGGAATCGTCACCGATTCGCCGGCCGGGACCGCGATGACGTCAGGA
This portion of the Natrinema salinisoli genome encodes:
- a CDS encoding heme NO-binding domain-containing protein, translated to MHGIVHKTLKEYVVDRTDDGTWDTIVERSDLEPKLYLPVSHYDDAEIDAILETLSTMATQDRRAIERDFGKTLAPELLSTFSAHVRGDWDVDELLGGLEDVYDDIDSATEETSLPAISCTLESDHAVVTYDTHRDQQYCGLAHGVLEGVIAAFDGDAPVTKTACADDGAERCEFRVDLE